The genomic window GACATTGTTTCTTAGGCTTACACTGAGTGGATGTTCTACTCGCTATTCGTAAAAGACGGGTGAACCCCAGTTGCGAATATCGACTGGCTTGCACTCGCGTAGGCTGTCCAAAGAGCTGCAAAATGCTTCGAAATATGACGCGCCTGCGCAAAGCCGTGCTACCAAATCGAGCCCATAATCCATGGCCACTTCGTCATCCACTGGCCAAAGGTGAGTTATGATCGCCTGGTCGTTACTCGCGAGCATTGGGCCGATGCCGACCTTTGCGGGAGCGTTTGATATTAACGCCTTCCCCCCAAAACAGAAGTTAAAGACCACTAATCTACGCTGCGCATTCTTCTTTCTTTTCAAGAGCTCTTTCGCGCAAATCCACTTCGGTGAAGTGGAACCGACTTGCAGCTCGGATAAATCCGGCCTGTCGAAATTGTAATTGCCATGTCCGGCGATCCACAAAAGATCGATCTCTGGATTTGCGAAAGCGCCAAGGAACTCGTCGTGCGTGCAATTCGCTTCGCATCGCGACATGGTATCCACACCGTAATTTGTCAATGCTCCCGAAACCAATGGCACTTCATGTTTAGCCCATCGCGTACCGCATCCCCACACCAGAGCGCGTCTTAACGTACGATCTTGCAGCGGTAGTTCAAAACTAGTAATCAGTGGCCAGCACAGTCCAATCTCCTTTTGCAGAATTGCCTGCGTAGGTAACGGCAAAAAGGGGAAATGTAGCATTGCGGTACTGGTTTGTATGCTTGCCTTCGCTTTTAGCTGCGCCGTCGCGTGGAATTCTTGAATTGCATTTTCCCAATCTTTGAGTGGCGCAACGATTGGCAATGTCCCCTCCGGCTTGGCTTTCAAGATTGGGCCGTTAGGGCCTTGGGTCGTAACATTTAGTCCCAAGCAATCGTTGGTCAGCCCAATTACTCGCGCATGTAGCGAGCCTCGATCGTCCTCAAATAGGCATACATTGCCAGGTGTCGCGAAAAGAGAGCCCTTTTCATGGGAGGGGATGTGGATTAGGCAACTGTCTTGCCGCACCTGAGTTCGGGGCAGCCCGAACCAGACGGCCAAGAGAGTAAGAATTGAATGTACATCCCCGTCGTTCGCCAGCGCGACAATTGCCGGGGTCAGCATGTCACACAATCTGGATTGATTTACGGCTTCTAGTAGTGGGTCATGACCAGCGAGGTATTCTCCTGCTCTCATTTCATCAATTGCGACTAGTAATTCTTCATATTTCTGGCTTCTTTCTAACCGAGAAGCGATGATCGAAGCGAGTAGCTGGACACGTTCACGAGGTTCCAATGCCTCTGAGTATTGCGACAGCGTACGTCGCGCCCATTCAATCGTCGGAATACCGGTCCGCGCGCCCATCTTGGTGGAAAGCGTTACTCCCGCCATCGCCTTGCTTCTGGTCGACCTGATAGGGCTTTCGAAGATTGACCAAATGAGAGTGGCCATTCCTCCGGCGCTTGGATGGTCAAAGATATCGGCCCAGTTCCCCAAACAGCAAACGGCTTTGGTGCGCTCAATCTCTGCCTCAGCCGGAAGGTTGGACGGATCACGGCAAAGCACTGATAGTGCAGTAGGCTGAAAGCGTGAGGCCATTTCCTGAAGTGCGGAATATTTGCGCACATAGTAGTACACTGCGCAAATCCAGCTGATCATAACACTATCGGCATATCCGCGAATTGCTGGCCTTGGAGACGCAAAGAACTCTGCGATGTCCTGCGGCCCGAGCTCAAATTGACCGCCTGCTTCGCTTTGGCTGCCTCCAATCCCAACGGAAGCCACCAACATGTCATGAGCTATTCGGAAATGGCCCCCGCTCAGGAAGTATTGTGCAAATAGCGTACTTACGAAGACGCGAAAAAAGGCTGCGTCTGCTAAATGCCCCAGGTCTGCCTTGTCCCGTATGTCATCAATGAGTGCTCTCGCGAGGCGTTCAGCTCCGGTCGGAGCCTGCAGCCAAACGGAAGCACCAATTTCCTCTTGAAACAACTCCGTTACGCACTCCATGCACGTGTCTGTGCACCAGGAGTCACATATTTGCCAGCGAGGGTCCGTTGGTATCGCAGTATTCTCATACCACTTGGGAAACAGGTCCCGAATCTGTTTACTAGAACTAGAAGGGGTCACTTTCGATTGAGTGTAGAGCAGAGGCGTGGTCTTCTGCTAGTCATGGATCACCGTGACTATTCGTACTTCACAGCGTTGACCTGAACGGCTAATCGCTCAAGAAGTCGTTCGACATCCACATGTCTGAAGCGAAGTGTTCGATGACCAAGCCTGACGTGCGGGAGGAGATTCGACGCAACAAACCGCTCAACCGTGCGTGGCGATACGGCCAGCAATCGAGCAACGTCAGACTTTTTGAGCAGTGGGCTCACGGCCGACTTCTCCTGGCACATCGCTGCGATCTGCATATGACCCAACACCTCAAGACGTTTAGAACAAGGATTGCAATTGTCATTGAGAGAAGGGTTCCTCCCGATAGGGTCACAATAGCTCGGCACAACTTTGGCACCTGAGCGATGGTCGTCAGCAGCCACGCGCCGAAGGAGGCCCACGCGATACACAGCGCGCATCGTGTCAGCGTCTCTAGCGTAGATTGACTCTTGATCCGACCTCTCATTGCCGTCGCCTCGTTCCCAAACCTGCGGCGCCTCCCTTCGATGAGTGATTTTGACCTCCACAAAGCGGACAGTCGGGCCTTTTCTCAATGACGAGCTCTGAACTTGGCGCGAAGCCGGCCAAATGGACATTTCGGAAATTCCATGCACGCCTTCGATCCATGAGCAGACTGTCTATCGCGTAGAGGGCTAAGCCCGCCACGACATCAAGAATATCGATTACAGCCGGCACGCGACACGGAGCCTTTGGGCTGTTCAGCGCGTTCGGGAAAACACAACCGAAGCAAGCGCCCCCAGGTTCCTGAACAAAGACGTAGCCATGCTCAGCCGCAAAATCGACTGCGAGAAAGACAACGGGGATGGCATGGCGCAGACAATATCGAGCAACGGCGACTCGAGTCTCCCCGTTGTCAACGCCACAAACAACAAAATCTGCGACCAGGTCATGGCCAAGAGCTACTGCATCTTGGAAGCTGAGAGCATGACCTTCGAGAATGGTTCCGCTCGGGGCGTGTGGCGCGAGGTTTTTGACGAGCTGAATCGCCTTGTTCTTGCCCAAGTCATTTTTAAAGAAGAACTGTCGATTCAGGTTTGAGTGTTCAACAGTGTCATGATCGTAGTAACGTAACCGGCGATAGCCTTTGCGGCACAAGCCGTAGCCCACTTGTGAGCCAAGACCGCCGCACCCAAAAATGGTGCCGGTAGACTTGCGGACTACTGCGTGGTCGAAAGACGGCAACATTTCCTGCCGATCCGTGACGGTAATACCGTCGGGGTTTCGCAGTGTCTTTGTCTCAATCCTGCGGTAGATCGATTTTGTAAACAGCTTCATTGATTTGCTTCACACCTGCGCCCAAGACACGAACTTCGAACTGCTTGGTGGATGTAAAAAAACGGACGAAGAAATCGCGGGTGACAATAATGCCGATTGCATCAGCGCCCGCTGATTGAATCGTATTCATGTATTGATCATCAATCGATGACGGGTGCGTCGCGCGTTCTCCCTTACCGGGATGACAATGCGCCATGCAGTGAAGCAAGCATCCGTTGTCTAGGATCTGAATGAGCGCATCGGAGCATGATTGCGCATCGCCTAACGCATAGATGGGCGATTGCCGTTGAGTATCCAGCGTGCAGATTCGTGATAGCACGCGTACCTGGCCGATGCGGGGGCCCGTAACGTAGGCAATTTGTTCATCCGCGCCAGGAGTCAGATGAACGACTAGATCGTGAAGAAACCATGAATCGACAACGATTGTCAGAGGCGCCGGTTCATCGAAGCGGCGCGCCATGTCGTGTGTGCACTCGTGAAGCTGATTCCATTCCTCCAGTAGGTCGAAATAGCTCCGCGCTCGTGATCGCTGCCACAGAGACAACGATTCCGTGATAGCGTCTCTGATCTGCTGTTCCTTTTGTTTCGCCATGCGTTGGGCCGATTCAATGGCGAGCAGGAACGCGGCTTGGTCAATTTGCTTTTGACATACTGTTGTCACCATGGCTGTGGCACTCCATCAAAATGGTTTCTATGGCAAGGATCTCAGCGGATAGGTCCGACATTTTGGTGTGATGAATCGAATACCAGCCGTGCTTTTGCTTGCTGAAGCACGACCAGTGATGATGGAACCTCAGTAATTCAGGCGGATCACGAATGTACAGGTCGAGTCGCCCAGACGGACTCTGCTCGGCCTTTCCTTCCCAGCTTCCATGCTGAGTGCGGAAGTACCCATAGAAGGCCGGCCCATTCCTACTCCATGAGCGCTGCTGCCAATAGGGTCGCTGGTCACGTTGCACAACTGTCGTGGCGCCATTCAATTTGAAGAACTTGGGGTCTAATAAGACATGAACACGCTGTGGTGCTTGAACTGGTGGCATGGCCACCAGCTCAAGTAGGAATTCCGCCAGTTTGCCAAGAATGCTCATGCGCCGACTTCCACAGGGGTGCTGAGAAAGATCTTTTCGCCGTTATTGATTTTCTCATAGACGTTTTCGTCCTGGCCGAACGGTGACTGGCCTCTACCCCTGGTAATGAGGTAATTGCTCGGCAGTCCTACCTCTCGGATGATCTCCTCTGCAGTTGTACCGGGCATGATCGTCAGGTCTCTGATTTGCCCACTCTCCGCAACGACTGCGCTAATACTTTTCATTCACTGTTCCTTTCTCAGGCGCTGATTTGGCCTGATTGCTCATGCATCACCGATTGGGTGAAGATGTCCGAAGCTGACGCGTCATTCAGGACGTCGGTAGTTATGACGAGAATTCGGTTAAGGAACGTGGCCCACACCCGGCGGCACAGCAGCTCCTCAATCCTCCTCTTAAGAGTCGCCGACGTCGTCACAATGATGACTCGATTGCACCCGAGGGCGAAATCGCGCTCAAGGTTATTGCATACGTGTCGGACGCTGCGTTCGACCTCGATGCATGCAATGTCACGCTTGCGCGGATTGCATACGACAAGATCGGAATTCCCCTCTTCGCACTGGACGATGTATCCAGCTTTGCGACACAAGTGCAGGAGTCGCAGTTTCAACATAACGTGTTCATCTGACTCGCGGCCTCTACGAACGCTTTTCATATGCTTGAAGGAACTCCTTTCCCCTCGGTGTAACGGTCAAGATTTCCGTAGGGCGACCGCCCGAAGCTGACTTTTTGCGCTCATTCAGAATGAGCGCGTTGCCCAACAACGCGTTCTTAACGCGATTTCCCCGACCGCAAGACCACCCAATAGTCCTGTAGTGCGTAAGGACGCCAACGTCTGGATGAGTTAGCACGTCTCGGATGAGTAGGCACCACTCAGCAAACAGCTTCGGATCCTCATCCAGCTTGAGAGCGTCAGTTTGCGCGGAGTTGCCCGGCGTCTGATCATCGTTGGGTTGTAGTATCTCGCGGTATGAAATCGGGGGATCCGACCGCTCATCAATTGGGGAAAAAACAGTGCCCTGGTCCATTTGGCTCCAGATTGGCTTCATACGCGCCTCAACGTCAGCGTCGCTGAGGTAAGGGCCTGCATCGAAATTTGGAAACCGAAACTTTATCGGATAAGGATGTATGTCGCTTCGCAGAAAGCCCACGCCAAGCGGCAGCGACTGCAATTCGGCGACTCGGTTTTCAGGCAGCCCCAGGAGCAGCGCAGTCTCCCGCGCATCTGGAACGCTCCTCGTACCGAAGCAAAGGCGATTGCCCGCGTTTGCTTTAGCTGTATTGGCGAACTCAGTTGAGGATTGACCACCGGCGAATATGCCAATTCCCGACGAACGCACCTCACGGAAAAGTTGCATATGAGGCGCGAAATACGCACAGCCAGGCTCTGAGCGCATTTCTTCACCGAAAACACGTTGGCCTTCGTCGAATATGAACACCTCTCTGAGTGTGGTGGTATGGCGCGCCTGCGCACGCCTCAATTGAAGGCGCAATGAGTAGATTTCCATCAGAGTTTGTTGAATCAACGGCGGTACGCCCAAGTATTCGTACACAGTGACGGAGCATGCAGGTTGAAACGTCGTAGACTTGCGAACTGAGGAGGCCCGACCGAGATATCCATTTAGCATCGCCAGTGCATTTGCGACTGTGTGTAAGGTGGGATCCCCTTTCTTGGTGCCAAGTTTAGCCAAGAGATATTGGAAATCGCGCAGGCTAGGCGCAGCGTCACCTGGGCCCATACCTCTATAAGTGCGTTCCAAAATGGATATGGCCTTGCTACGAACCAAATTATGGATAGATGCTCGCCGCAGCAAGGCGCTGATCATTGCCAAGCTGTACGTCGCTGGATCTCCAATCGGTTCGAGCAAATTCTCGCGACATTTGTCTGGCCTGAGAATAAGGACGTCGGAATAGACGTTCAGGAGGCGTCGGCCTTCATTCTTGTGATCGAAGAAGGTGACCGGAATTCGATGCCCTCTGAACTGGTCAATTTGAAACCAATTGAATGTGGTCTTACCACTTCCGGTTGGCCCAAATTCGACCGTATGAAGATTCAACGAACTATGCGGTACGTACACAGGTCTGTCGTCATGTGCATCAAAGCCGAAGAAATTTGCAGTATCTGGATCGACGTCTGGCCAAGAAGGTTGCCGAGGTGACAATCGATTCAATAATGCTTGCCCCTGCACCATTCGCTTCAGCTTGAACATGCTATCTGATGCAAGCTGCCCGTTTCTCACGTGCACTTTCGCGAGATCGTCAAAGAGCCTGACGACTCTGTCGTTTTGCAGGCCAGCGTCGTGAACGTCTTTGAAGACATCCGCGTACTGCGCAAAATGGCGATCTGCATCGAACTTCATTTGGGCCTCTGCATCGAACTCGTCGACCGGGGAATGGGCGGAAATTGGGTGTTCCGAGGACTGCTGCGCTGGTTATCCATGGCGCTCCAGACGTCCCAGTTCCAGATAGTGGCTTCCGCATGTTCCGGGCAGAGGATCATCAGGCCATTGGGACCATCGAGTGCGACGGCGTGTAATCTACAAAGCGAACGCGCGCAGATATGGCAGCGCGTTTCAATGCTGTCGTAGCCTTTGCAGACATAGCACCGCGCGGTAATTTGCTCAGGCGCAACAACGCTATCTGAACACGTGACGACAACTGACTTGGTTTTCGTAGCAGTAAGTGAGTCGCCCTTTCGTTCCCAGACTTCACTTTGTGTGGCGGCGATACTACTGACATGGGGATGGATGCGCAGAAAATGGCGGTCCTCGTGTTTAGGCGCGTAAATTTCTCGTGCCGCCTGGCGCATTTGATCCTCCTGACTAGGGCGATGACCAACACGCTGGGCCATGGGTCGCCCCCCATTGTTTCTCGGAGGCGGTAGAAAGCCGGGATCGATGACAACCGGTTCCACGTCGGTGAGTCTCGTCCGTATACCGCGCAGAGCGTCTTGGAGACTGTCCAGCAGTCGTATGATGGTTTGTTTCAAGGCGAGCATCCTTGCAGGACGAAGAACAGAAGAATTCCTGCGTACAAGAACCTGCGGATGACTTTCTGAATGCCGAACCGACTTGCCAACAACCCCGGCAGAATTCCTGGAAGAAAGACTATGAGGATCATAGAAAACACAAGGAACCATGCACGGGCCGTGGAGCCGAAGCCCTGCGTACACGTAACTGGAACTGAAAATGCCGTAAGAACGCCGAATGCCAAACACAGGGCTTGGAAGAAGGTGCTCCGGCTTCTGGCTTTCAGGAAGGCAAGCAAAAGGAGGACAAGCGGTATGCCAAGAACCAGTACCATTCGGGCCAACATGCCGAAGAATTGGTCGGGGAGAGAGCCGGACCAAGTGACGAAGGAAGTGTACGCCCGAGTTAGCGGATCTGCCTCCCCAGTGGCTATCGCAAAGAGTGATTGGAATCGACAAATCATTTTTTCTGTCCTTTCGTGAAGCCCAACGTTCACGATTGTCACTGTCATCCCTTTACTTGAGGGATGACCGCTATATAAAGGCGATATCTGCAATAAACGGTTCCCAGAACGGGCTGCCAGCATGAGAGAGAACGAGGAGAATGTTTTGCGTGTGGACGTACGGAACAAGACGCTCTTCTTGCGCTCGTCGCAGATTGCGTCGTGCAAGGAAGCGCGCGACGGAATCGCCGTCAAATTCCTCGAAAGGAACGCCACATTCCATTTGGGAGTCTTGGCACTCGTTCTTCGCGAATATGGCAATAAGAAGAGTGGCTTCATTCCAGTGAAGCGTTGGGCTCCAGAGATTTCGCTGCTATCCAAAGGCGCGTTCCCGGGTGGGCACGCAATCTCAAGGCCCTATGACGCCATAAAAAGCCGCTGGGCCCGGATCGTTGATTTGGGCAGCTCGCGGTTCGAGCTACAGGTGGGAGGCAGGCAGATCGGAATTCACCGAATCCCGAGCGGCATTACCGATCTTTTTAATTCTTTGGTCAAAGTTCAAGGCACGCCGGACAGAGCATCCTTCGAGATAATGGTAAACGTTCACCTATGCGGTGTTCCGCTGAGAATAGAGACACCTGACATCGGTGTGTTCTTGGGCCAGTTGCGTGCTGCAAGCCACGCACGATCGGGAACTGCATCTCGTCCAGGGAAAGCTGAGCGAAAGGACGAGTTCAACGCACGCGCCTACAGAACGAGATTGAAATCTGAGCTCGCGCGGCAAGTCGCACATTACAGCAAAGGACTACTAGCCATTGGCTCAATCACGAACACCCGCTTTCGCAAAGTGCGGGACGATGCCACTGGCACGACTCTTCAGGACAAAGACGCGGGTGGTATTGTCGACACAGTGGACTTGCTCAAAACTGTGACGGATCAAGTCGTGATCATCTCGGGCGTGTCAGGCGCAGGGAAATCAACGGCGCTGCGTCACCTTGCTTGGCGAGCATGCAGCACGACTACGTGCCTGCCACTCTACGCACGCTGCAGTTTGGATTGGGCTGATTCCATCAGTGTGATGCTCGCAGCATATGGAAACTCTCGCGGCGATAGTGAAGCGATTGTAAGCGAAATGTTTCGCTACAATTGTATCGTGTTTTTAGACGGCTTTGATGATCTGAACAGATCGGAGCAGATTGAGTTTCAGCGTGAGTTCAACGACTCAGTTTATCGGCTGCGGATAGCGAGAGTTTACATCAGCACCAGGGACTCGGATTTGCCGGACATTCCCGGCGCTGTTCGGTTTCAGGCATTGGAACCCGAGAACGGCGAGGCATGCCTAAGAGCTTTTGGGATCAGACCAGCCCTAGCGCAGAGAACAGTGCGACAACTTCGGGATTCAGGTGCCAATGCGCTACTTTCAACACCAATGTCCCTTTGGTTTGTGGCGTTAGTGCTCAAGCGCGATGCGTCCGGAGACATTCCGACATCACTCGGCCAATTGATGACACAAGTGGTCGAGACCTACTTTATCGCCGAGATGTTGAACAAGGCCCGCATTGCGGCGTTAAAGCTATCCAAACGAGATGCCCGCGACATCATCCAAGGACTGGGACGGCTGGCATTCAACATGATTGATGCGGATCGCACACTGAGCGAAACAGAATGCAAAGAAGCGCTGGCTGAACACTACAGGGGAAGATTGTATCCCAAGGAATTGGCCAGAAATCTGTACGACAGCGCTATTCATGAGGGGTTTCTCTATCGCGAAAGGGACGGGGGTGTACGGTTTTGGCACCGCATTTTCATGGACTATTTTGCCGCATGTCACATGTCGTTATACTGGGGAGACAAGAGGGAGCGATGCTGTGCGGAGGATTTGCTGGAGAGGTACAAATGGGACGATTCGTTGTGCATGCTGTGTGGAATCGCGCCAAGTCGTGTGCAAGAGGAGTGCGTAAAGCTTGCGACGGAAAGATACGACATCGATCTTGGCGTAAGGCTGTTGTCCAGCAGCTCATCAGCTAGTCGGTCAGATACTTTGATCGACTATATCCTTGGCCTACTTGAGCCGTTGCGGAGCGATGGAGCCGAAAATGCAGTTCTGTATGCGCATTTGCTTGCGCGGATGAATAGCCCAAGGGCTGCGGAAAGGCTGCTTCCCTTGGTTGATTCAGCTATTGAAAGTATTCGCACAGCGGTAGGTCTACGTAAACAGAGGGTCGTGAATGCAGAGGCTATCATGAAGCAAATTGATAGCCTAGCTGCAGGATGTGTAGACGAAAGCGCATTGCAACAACGCCAAACGGAATTGAATACCATCGCGTCAAAAGTGCGGTCTGGGCCTGGCTATCTGCCGCAATCCTTTACCGGTGATGCGAGCGATGTGATGGCGGCACAATACGAGCCTCGAGTTCACAAGAACAGGTCCTTTGGAGGACCTGACATAGACGAACGGCACTATTACTGGAATACCGATGACGTGAACGGAGAAGCGGCGAGACGACTCATAGGCCAACTGCTTTTAAAGTGGCGTGATCGGGGAAGAAGCCTATGGAACTACCCCAGCGTTCGGGACTACTGGCGTGACAAAAGCAAAACTTCGCCATTCGCAAAAGGAACGGAAGGCGATGAGCGGTCATATAATGAGGAACTAGATTCGTATGGTGAATACGCCGCGGATTTACTGGACTCCCAGAAGGTGTCGACCTGGCTGGGCTTCATGATTTTGAGACTGGCATTGATGCATCCCATGTTAAGCGGCGTTGAAACAATACAGAGAGAGGCGCTTCGTGACATGCTTCGATGCGCAAGAATAGAAGGCACAAGGATGGGCAATGAATGGATGCGCACGTGGACCTTGGTCATGAGGCGCGAGTCCGGGAGACGCTTTGCAGGCTTGATTCCGCCTGTATTGTGCGACGCGGCGGTACACTTTGCCGACATATGGGGCGAGGAGTGATCAGATCACCAGCATGGATGCTCAGGAACATTTATAAAGTCGGCACACCTACAACGATGCATGACGGCAGCAGATGAAGCATTAATCGTCGAAGTGCAAAGACAGATCGATTGCGGCAGAACTCATATCGCTATTCCAGGGCGACTACTCTTGGGCGCCAGCGAGGATTTGCTGGAGGAAGTGCGGAGGCTTTGCAAGCTAAACGGCGTTACGGTTGAGATCAGCCTGTTGTAGTTCCATTGGATCGTTTTTTCCTGAGCGCAGCTTCCAGCGCCTTGATTGGCGGGTGTCTCTGAAGTATCTCCGTGATCGCCTTTAAGTTGCCCTTTAGATCAGCAAGAGAGTTTTCCAGTTTGGCGATCCGGTCGTCCTTGATCTTGGTTTCCTGCTGCAGCTTGACCAAATCGTCCTTCACGTCACTTATCTCCGTCTTCGTGAATTTGACGTCCAATTCTTTGTTCTCCATGCCGGCTCTGGAAATATAGACGTCAGGCATGTTGCTGCTGAATCGCCAGCCGTATCGGTAGCACAACTCCTGGCGGTTGAGTTTGGTGGCGTAGTACGTTGCGGAACTGTGCCGCAGAAGATGGGGATACACTCGTCGGCGAAGAACAGAAACGCCGATTCGATTGAGGAACATTCGCGTAGCGCCGTAGGTGCCCGCAAATACCGGATCCTGCTGGCTCCGACCTTCAGCAAGTCGTGCCTTTATGAATGTGCTGACAACTTCCACACTATGCCGCCAATAGAGGCCAATTGTTCGCCCTTTTGTCTTGCTGTACTCCTCCTTCAGTGTGATGCGGACAAAATTATCTTTGCCGTTCGGGAGTGAAACATCTTCCATACGGATATTGAGAAATTCCTCAATCCTTGCTCCGGTGTCAAAAAGTACGGCAATGATGAACCGTTGCTCGGGCGTGCGGCACTTGCGCAAAAGTTGTTCGACTTGTTGTTCAGCCAGAAAGTCCGGCGTTCGCGTCTGATCTCGAGTGTCAAGCCAGCCGGCAAGAGTATGGGCACGAGCTTCGCCAAGTCGCCATCGCAAGAACACCTTGAGTGCTTTACGGATACTCACCTTGACTGAGTGGGAGTACGGTGCATTCTTGACCTTGGCTTGAATGCGGTCGCTGCTGAGGTCGCGGTCGAAATGTTCGACGTGTTTCAGGCTGAGACGTGCGGTCGGACGATTCCAATACTCGAGAGATATCTTCAGGACGCTGAGGTACTTCAGCTGCGCAGCTGGGGATATCTTCTTCCCGCGATTGACCTTGCCAAGTTCGAGGTCGGAAAGAAATCGGAGCAATTCGGCTTTGGTGGACGGCGGAACGCGCCAGTGGTCTAGACTACGCTTTCTGGCTTCCAAACTGTTTCCATGGACGAGAATCTTGACGTTCATACTGGACCAAAGGGCCACGGCTATTTAAGGCTTTCGGCCCTTGAACAGATTTGTTTAGTGGCCCCGAAGGCCCTTGCACAAAAGCGTTCAAGTCCCCTTTTTACTATCGATGGGATGCGAAATTGGCGCGCGCGCTTTCTCGGTCCTTCAATATCTCAAGCACGGCTTCCAAAACTTCGACCGGGTACTGATCCAACCAACTGGAATCTTCGGATGATGGTTGCTCCTTCTTTGAGGCAGTTGGGGTTGGCATTGGAAGAGTACGGGGTTTCTCTTTAAGAAGTTCCTTAGCAAAACATTCGGAACGATGGCTATATTTCCCCACATACTTACGTATGTAACGAGTCAGACTTTGTTCGGAGGAATATCCGATACGGACGGTGGGATTTGTTTCTGACAGATTGGGTGCGGTCGTAATGGATAAGTGTTCCATTGCGGGTTCCAAGCGGGATGGTGTTGGCCAGGTAGTGCAAGGCAGATCGGACGGTACTGCCACTACGGTTACATAATTTCATGAGCCGGGCCAAAGAGAGCGGATAACGGTAACACGGCCTTGTGCCGTATAGATGCCGGTAATAGTAAACGATCTTCTCGTACACCAAGTTCAGCAGGCGGACCTCACGCTCGTCGAGGACTTCGATGACTCCGGACTTAACCCAGATTCTCCTCTGAAGCATCGTCACCTCCCGCATCTAGCGCATCATCCAAAACTGCCCCTTTCGGAACGGGCACTAGCGGGAAACGGACGTAACAGGGATCAATACGCCCCTTGATCTTGACGATGCCCTCTCCGACCGCGAGCCGATCCAGATACACTTCGTCACCGCGGTTCAGGAATAGGGCTCGCTTGGCGGTTTCGATGTCATCTTCATGCTGCAGGCCGAGGTAGATCTGTGTGTTGCAGTTGCCAAGGACGTATATGGGAAGCAACGATGGATGCTGGGTGATGTTGACCAAGCCTTCGCCGAAGCTTCGAATCTCTCTGAAGACAGTTTCCAAGCTGTTCGTGGCCTGCTTTTCGACAAGGCTTCTCGGGAAGAGATTGTGTACTTCCTCCAGAATGGTCACATGCCTGAGTTGGTCTGTCTCCCCCTGGCCCAAACGATACAGGTGAATCCATCGCAGAATTATGTCGTTCAGGAAGACCCGGAGTGGCTTGGGTAATTCTTGGTCCAACTCAATGACGACGGGGTC from Candidatus Hydrogenedentota bacterium includes these protein-coding regions:
- a CDS encoding ThiF family adenylyltransferase — its product is MKLFTKSIYRRIETKTLRNPDGITVTDRQEMLPSFDHAVVRKSTGTIFGCGGLGSQVGYGLCRKGYRRLRYYDHDTVEHSNLNRQFFFKNDLGKNKAIQLVKNLAPHAPSGTILEGHALSFQDAVALGHDLVADFVVCGVDNGETRVAVARYCLRHAIPVVFLAVDFAAEHGYVFVQEPGGACFGCVFPNALNSPKAPCRVPAVIDILDVVAGLALYAIDSLLMDRRRAWNFRNVHLAGFAPSSELVIEKRPDCPLCGGQNHSSKGGAAGLGTRRRQ
- a CDS encoding helix-turn-helix domain-containing protein, whose translation is MSPLLKKSDVARLLAVSPRTVERFVASNLLPHVRLGHRTLRFRHVDVERLLERLAVQVNAVKYE
- a CDS encoding tyrosine-type recombinase/integrase, with amino-acid sequence MNVKILVHGNSLEARKRSLDHWRVPPSTKAELLRFLSDLELGKVNRGKKISPAAQLKYLSVLKISLEYWNRPTARLSLKHVEHFDRDLSSDRIQAKVKNAPYSHSVKVSIRKALKVFLRWRLGEARAHTLAGWLDTRDQTRTPDFLAEQQVEQLLRKCRTPEQRFIIAVLFDTGARIEEFLNIRMEDVSLPNGKDNFVRITLKEEYSKTKGRTIGLYWRHSVEVVSTFIKARLAEGRSQQDPVFAGTYGATRMFLNRIGVSVLRRRVYPHLLRHSSATYYATKLNRQELCYRYGWRFSSNMPDVYISRAGMENKELDVKFTKTEISDVKDDLVKLQQETKIKDDRIAKLENSLADLKGNLKAITEILQRHPPIKALEAALRKKRSNGTTTG